In Lolium rigidum isolate FL_2022 chromosome 3, APGP_CSIRO_Lrig_0.1, whole genome shotgun sequence, the genomic window ATGTTTGGCCGGTCCagtgttttttcttttctgttttgcctTTCTcggttttctttccttttttctttaTGTTTTTTGCGCTCCCCTAGCTTGAATTCTTTTTACCCATTCTTTGAGAGTGATAGGTTTTATTTTTCCGCACTGTAATAGGAGAGCTCAGAAGAAAGAcctaatcttctctttcttaataattGACCCTATTTTGCTGgtctcacagcgagccacgtcCCTGCTTTAAAATTGTGGCCAGACCGACACGCCCCGTCGCCCTTCCTCTCCAGACTCCACGCCCGAACGGACACGCCCCGTCGCCCTTCCCCTCCACGCCACGCCCAAACGGAGGCCCAGACCAACACGCTCGCGTCGCCCTTCCCCTCCAGGCGCTAGCCCCGAACGGACATCGATCGCCTGCCGCCCTTCCTCGCGAGGACGACGCGCGCGGACCCTCCCCCCATCGATCTGTGCTGCTCAGGTATCCAAAGGACAGATCCACGGGGGATTTGTCTTCTCCATTAAAGACGACGCATTCGCTTCCTTTCCCGACTATCTCCGTGAAGAACAATTGCACGGAAGATGAATGGAGGCATATGAGAACTTCGTCTATATTTATCCTGTTTCTATGCCATGCTCTTCCTCAAAAGGATTTGTTCAAATCGTCCTACACCACAGCTCATACTAGCGCATCTGGTGAGCCTTTCATTCCTTTCTTCTCCCCTACGAATATTGCTTCTTACTATATCGCAACTTTTCAGTTTTTCAGGTGCTGCACAACTAGCTTGGATGCCAAAGCCCTCCTGTTTGCTGGTCCTTCGTTGCTGCATACGCATGAGTCTAAAATTGAGgactactattggtacatatcgaACCTTATTTCTGGATTTTTATTTGCTTGATCCAAATCTAAGTATGAGCAACCTCAGAGATCCTCACACCCTGCTAGCCGCCTAGGCTTTCTGTACCGGAAAACTGCCCCCAGCTTGCGATGTACATTGTCGCCAAACCTCAACCATCGGTGAGCTCATCCTGCCAATTATTCATAGGATTTGAGGTTGACCTTATATTTTTCCACTCTGTTATTGCAAGATCTGGCGCAGAGTTGGTTTTCTCTGTTGAGAATGTGTTCATATTTTCTCATAGGATTTTGAACTAAAGGAACGACGGAGGTTGTCTTGGGGACCGCCACAACAAGACGAAAGGCGACGTAGAGGGAACAGGTTACGGAGACAGGTGCGTAGAGTCAGGTCATCAATGTAGCGAAATTGCGAGTTCGCTGCCACGATATTATCCGAGACACCACAATGAGGTGAGCGCGTGAAGTGCATACAAGGTGAGCCAGTAGTAGATTGCTTCTTTCTTCCCCCACTACGGCAACGATATCCTGCCTGCACATGTGTTTTTCTGTGATGATGCAATGCTGATTTGCTTTTCAATGTACATGCTACGTACGACTGGGCATCATTTGACATGGATTTACTTTTACAAAGCtaatatatattttattttgATTAATTTAGTATCTACTATTGGTTTGAACTAATccggttgatttttttttttttgtttttaaccCATCCGGTTGAGGTTGGCTAGATTGCCTAACAGATAATTCATGAAATGGGTAAAAACTTCTCTCTTCTATCATCAGGTTAATTCCCTGTATCTCTAATTCTCTATTCAATTATAATTCTGTCAGCTAGATCAAGATATGCTTTGTTCAGGTTAATGAAATTCCATTTCACCAACTGTGACACCAGTATGGCCTGTAATATCATAGCattaatattttttttttatttgcaacAGATATATACAGCATTGAGCAATATGAGAGAACATAAGGACACACAAGTGGCAGCGAGGAAGCTTTGATTTCAGGTACATGCTAATCCTTTCTTCCTCTGGATATGTTGctgataacattcagtttttttttaCACATCTGAAGCTTCGGCAACATTCCTCTAATGCTTCTTATAATGTTTAGACTAAATATATGATTGGGCCAACAAACTTTGTTCGCTCACAGTAATTTGGTCGTTTGAGGGATTCGTGTAAGATATGTAATCCTCCTATTACATGACTTTACATGGTCAGATATTATTGTTTACAAATAATGTCCATTTGTTAAAATGTTTTATGTGTTCTCCCTCCTACATACTTAGCCACCTATAGCTTCTTCACATGTGCTATCTGGTAATAGAATTTTTTTCACATGTCATTCGCCAGCTGTCTTTTTGAAAGATGAATTGTGATATCGTATCACGTTGCTACCTTTCTGCCCAAgacaaatatgcatgtattttactTCCAGATGGAACCGGCACTTCACACACCAAATGTATAACTAACAAAATTTGGATTCCCCGGATCTTCAATGTGATCACCGGTTTAACATGTAGTTCTCGATTTTCTTTTAGCTTCAAGGGAAAGTGGATTTTATACATGACAATTAGGAATTACATATCGGCCTCATCctcttttttttccaaaaatagaTTTTCCAAATGTAATGTTACATGACTAAAAGAATGATTTCCATTTGTTTCTAATTGGTGCTTAATAAATTATGTTGTGTACCATAGAttaccgcagcaacgcgcggggtatcatctagttatatAAAAACACAATCATTCAAGCTAAAGATGAGAGGATCCGGAATAGGACTCTCATAGACTTGCTAGTAAATCTAAAATTTGGAATCAGATTTCCTTTTGCGCTAGGCTCAAACTTGAGGCCTTTTCCCTTATTATATGGCATAACAATTTTTAATCtattttttaaaatctgaacagtTTTTAAAATTAAATGTTTTTGAATGTGacaatatttaaatttgaagatttttaaacaaatatttaaaatattttggAATCTTAATATTTTTCGAATCTGGAACATAAAAAAGAAATATAATAGAATAGAAAAAGAACAAAACAGATAACAGAaaaccaacaaaagaaaaataaaacacaaTACgcaaaacgaaaaagaaaagaaagaaagattggGCTAGGCCAATTACCCACACGGGGTTGTGCGGCGCTTCATAGCCGCCGACCAGTGCGTCATATAGAATTTGCTTGGGATTTGGGCACATCGTCGAGTAGACATGCGAGGCTAAGGTGGCTTTGGCCTTTGCGGTGGAGTTTAAGGCATTGTGCGGGGAGAGGGGTTTTGTGATCTCTAACTGAGGCAGCGAAGGGATTGGACAGAAGAGCACACTATCTTCCAAATTTGGCTTAATAGCTAGCAATTGTAGTTTTTTTTAGAAATCAGACCTTTGGAAAAACTAATGTCTAATTGCTATTTCAGAATCCGATCCCTCACTTCGGCGCCAACTTTTGTGTTCTGAGGGGTCTGTTGTAATAAAATCATATAATTCCTCTTGCCTCGTACCTGCACTATAATCCGTTCAATGTAGCTGCTACCAATGCTGAATGGAACTATGGAAGTACATCAGAGAGAAATACAAAATTTTATTCCCTATTAAATGTGAAACATTTTATTTTGACTATGAATTTAGCATGAAGTATTTGTGGCGAGGATGCTTACCATGGCCTAGAAAAGAAGAATATGTTTGTTTTCATGCTATAAGATAGACATTCCCATCTTCCAACAACTTTTGGCCCTAGTTGATTTTCTACTACTACTGTTGTTTTGAGAACCTCTCTGTCTAGGACAGACGTTGCCTCTACATGGGAGagggattatctcccaagaataGACACCGTCTCAGTCTAGGAGTGAGTTGAGAAGTGTGTTGTTACTTATGTTTGAGGTTTATCTTTCCTTTCGACATAAGCAACGAACCATGAGTTAGTACACAGTGGTGTTGAAGTTAACCATTGATTCTGATGTGTACTTTTCATATCATGTTTAGTGTGGTAATCTCCAATTAAGAATAATCAATGTGTCTGTTTTTCCAACACTCTTTTAGTAAGTATTTCCATTACAATTGTAACAATATAATTATTCCATATCCATTATTTCTCGCATAACAATCAATATTTTGAAATATCGACCGCAAGCATACTTATACTCTTCATATTATTTTCATAGAGATAGCATGTGGTCTACCAACTTATCTGCTGCCAACTGAGTAGACCCGGTGTTCTTCAAGCACATCGCAACTTTCATCTTTAGCTCCTTTGCCCGTTCCCTCATCGTGGTGCCATCTTCCCGTTCCATTAATCCCGCAATCGCCTGCTCAATCTTTCCCCGTTCTAGCTTACCCACCAACAAAGTTCCTATCTGCCACACATCTTCTACATACCTCCCGTTCGCTAGTTGATCTCCAAAAAAAGGCCTACACAACATGGGAACCCCCTCACAGATGCTCTCGAGTGTGGAGTTCCACCCATTGTGTGTCCAGAACCCACCCACCGCATGGTGTGCTAGTACCTCTTGTTGAGGTGCCCACCTTACCACCTTGCCTCTGCTCTCTACCGCCTTTTCAAACCCATCTGGCAACTCTGTATCCTGGGAACCAATGATGAGGCCATGGCGAACGACCCAAAGAAAAGGCTTGCCACTATTTGCGAGGCCCCAAGCAACCTCGTTGAAGTCATCTCGGTGCACTGGAACCACACTCCCAAAGCTCACATACAACACCGTGCCCTCTGCCTGCGTGTCCAGCCACTCGATGCAGCTGCGGTCCTGTTCAAGCAGGCTGCTGGCATCGCCAATGGTGGAGAGTTTGTGAAGTGGACCGATGGCGAAGACATTGACACCACTGGAAGCGAGCTCCTCCCGCAATGCCTCAAGCTCAGGAATCTCCAGAGCTTCGAATGTGTTGATTACTATTCCAGAGGAGTTTGTTGTAGTTTCAGTGGCGATGTCCAAGATCTTGTTCGCCATTTCTTGGTTGGGGTATTTGCTTGGATCGAACAAGTCCGAGACTCGTATTGGTGGCAGCTCCTTCACTGGCTTGTTTAGTTCATGCTCTGAAATAAACATCGACAACTTTTCTCATCTCTCATCAGTGAAAATTATGCCATGGTTCTATTTCAATATGGTATGCCAATTTTAAAAAGTTCAATAACATGTGTAGTGGGATCATGTCAAAGTCTCACTAATAGTTCATTTTCTCAATTCTAGTTCAGACTATAGATGCAAATTTTATAGATTCTAGAGCAAAATAAACTGTAAGTGCGGTTTCGGCGGAATCCCACTTGACAGTTGATCGCCACATATATCAGGTTTTATGTGAGAAATAATTAATAAGAGGCGATGCAATTTAGGAGTGGCCAAGACAAGTTGGTCAGAGTGGCGCTGAGTGTGGGAGGAAGGGGGTCGGTTGATGGGGGTGGGAAGAAGCTGAATATGTATGGAGGATGGAGTAGAAAAGACGAAGAAACACACCGAATTGAATTGTTACATTCTTATAGTACAGTACTAACCTTGGGCTGGCAAATATCCCTTGTCGTGGAGCATGGCGTATGACCTGAACAAGCGGACGACTGCCGCGCTGCCGGTATGCAGCACGATGGTCGGCAGGCCTAGCTGAGACGCCGCCTTCTGCACGGCGGGGAGGCTGGTGTCGATGACAAGGCACGCGGGCCGGGGCTCCGCCGCGAGAATCGACGCGAGCGCGTCGCGGACGCACCCAGACGCCTCCATGGCGGCGTTCATGGAGAGGATCTTGCCTATGCCGTCCTTGGGGGCCCCCACCACGTCCTGCATGCCATCGGGCACGGCGACGAAGGTGAACTCCGGGTGACTAGCCGGATCAGGGGCGTTGAAGGTGGTGTGGACGATGGTGATTGCGAGGCCTCGGGCGTGGAGCACGTCGGCCAGCTGCAGCATCGGGCTAAGGTGGCCCTGGAACGGCAGCGGGAACAGCACGATGCGTCCCCGGGGACCTCCGTCGATTCCAGCCATCGTCGCCGAGCGCGCGGCTGAGTTTCTCCGAGTTGGAGTAGTCAACAGGTATATTTATTCAGTGGAAGCTGCTCTGGAATCGGCAAGTATCTCTATGCTGATCTTGACCGGATGATCTGTTATCAGTCTACGAAGCTTCCAGGAAATTTTGTAGAGCACCAACTGGTCCTTCGGAGTAGTACGCACGGCAACGATAATGTATATTATTCCTTGGTCTGAAATGGCGCAAAATCGTTGACGGTCACGTGCTCACGATTCAGGAGAGTAGTTGAAACGGCTGAGAGTTGTTTGATTTAAACGACCCTTTTTCTACACACTaaacttagagcatgtctaacagacccgtaTTTCTCTGCCCCGTGTAACGTGAGTATTTCGCTCGGTATCAAAAAATTGCTCACGGAagaaccattccgtctagcagattcCGTATTTCGTCCCGtactttaaaaattaaaacccTGAGAAATTTATTGGTAGTTCATcatcattgatcatactacggatcatacatacattgCGAGATCCTACATTACGCGATCCTATCTAATCGTCAAGGATGACGAATGGGACGAACGGCCCCTGGCGGCAGCCTCCCGCGCCTCGAATTCCCTGAcgacggcgatggccgccgcctcctcctctgcctccgcccgagcaGCTTCGGTGGCATCCTCCTCGGATGCGGCCACCGCCTGCAGGAActgcgcctcctcctctgcctcctccgcttcctcctcgccggctcgcggatctcctccgcttcctccgccgctggtgctgccgatgcgcgccgcccatgccgcctttgaagcgcggtctctctcccactcagcgcgccacttctcgaagtcgccgccgctcatcggcttgagaggCGGATCTTCTTTGTACCACCGCCCGCCCGTGGCGAACTCACGGAGCGACGGTGGCACGTTCAGCGCGCCggcgtaccggcacgccgcacgTCGACTCCCGCGGTGGAGCGcttgcattggcgccgccacgcctcctcgacggtgtccagcgagcgggatcgcttcgatccgctcgccggacacgcggAACAGCTTCGGCGACCGTACATGGTGACCGGCGGCTGGAATGCGGAGGCGAGCGGTggggattgctcgccggagctttgcggggaggcggcggcgcacggcggaggtagggttgcgagtgagggtcgaacccctcactcgcaccttcgcCTAGTATATGTAGGGGGCGGCGGTGTGGATTTGATGGGGCCCGTATTCGGCCGAAACGGgctggcccgaatacggggcctgctagacggcccaaaccgcgctcaCCCcgtatctcgtcggaattttacaGGGTGGGCGGAttttaaggggcctgttagacatgctcttagagctTCTTCAGCAGAGGCACTATAACGCGGCGCGCCAAAATCGGTATGCAGCGCGCTGGATCGTGTTATAGCGCGCGGCGCCCGCTAGTCCTCTAGGGGAAGCGCTAAAATGCAGCGCGAGAACTCCCAGCAGGCACGCTAAAATGCAGTGCGCTGTGCTGGCGCGACATGTTTTGCAATATTAATGAATATGTCAATTGTCAAATAAATCAAAATGTGAACAATAATTGGCCTAAATCTCAACCTAGATAGTTCAACACACATGAACATAGTTTAACTAACCTAGTTCAAATGCAAAGGACAAGTTCAACACAAATGTGACTCAAACACAAAGAAAACACATCACTTGTCGCCATTATGTTGTTCATCTTCTCCGGAGTCTTGGACGACGGTGTTGGAATGAACCGTTGAAGGTGATGGATCTACCAAGGAGGCCATGAACCCTCCCAGTGGTGCTCCCATGCCACCCATGTCTCCCATGgcacccatgccggccatgccacccATGTCGCCCATGCCTCCGTATCCTCCATACCCACCAATGCCTCCAAATCTTGCCAGTGCCGCTCCCATGCCACCCATGCCACCATACCCTCCGATGCCTCCAAAGCCTCTCATCGCTTCACTTTGAGCTTTCAAGTAGTTTGACATTATCCTTTTTatggccaacacttcatcgcgcGCAAGGTTTATGTACTCCTTTTACCTTTCATCCATGTTAGAAGTGTCAATGCAAAAGAGCTTCCTCTCTTCTTCCACTCACTAGGCGTCCATGTTCAACATTGCCACCTTCTTCTCCTTCAATGCCCCCCATCCTCTCCTCCAATGTGATCCTACGCGCCTTGGCCGCGGCCTCCAAAGTCCTAGCCTCCTTCCTCTCCTCGTTTGCTTGTTGCCTTGCGGTCACCAGCGCCTCCATTGCATTTGCAATATCATCATCCCCTCCCTTCTTCCCCCTCAATTCCTTCGTGGCCTTCTTTCCAATCAATGGCCTTTTTGTGTGGGAAACCGAGTgtggagtggagcttctcttcttgtTGTCATCACTTGATCTGTCATCATCTATGATAGTAGTGGCTCCGGTTGCAGTCATACCTTTTCTTGTTGCACGTCCATCCCATCATgggtcctccacttctcctcattcCCCGGCTCTTCATAACAATGGCGCAACACGAATGCCTTGCCCACACTTTTCCCGCCCTTCTTGTCTTTCTTCCCCTCATCTTCGAACAAGTTTTGGGCAATGGTCATCTATATTACAAACATTGAGGAGTCGTACATAACAAAAAACATAAGCTCGTCAACACAACATAATAGCACACACTCAAACAACTTACCCTCTCCACATAATTGGTGCCACTTGGGTAGATTACatcaacggacttgaagctttgcttgcgttgagtgagcttgttgaagaggtcacgttTGTGGTGGGTAGGCACAAAGCGggtgtgcatgacttcttgcatctcttcccatgtgtcaatgggaTCTAAGTCTTCTTTAGCACGCTTCTTGtttacttcttcccaccaaacatttgcatatccttcaaattcaagtgatgccatggcaactttctttgcttcggagaagttgtggatttgaaagatcttgtcaaccttgaggacccaagacaagtatgcatcCGGGTCTTATTCTCCTTGGAACTTCGGCATGGTGAACtttagcttcccaaagatttcttcctcattacgGTCATTGCGTCGAGGCATTGGTCTTGCATCCTCTTGATCCTCATTATGGTTGCGAGGTTGTTCATGACGATCCTCGTCTTCATTGCGGCGgtttggaggaggaggacgccttccAAGTGGTGGCCGAGGGTGTTGCCttacactagcttcacttggtgcTTTGTATTCATTGTGGTAATTTGCTTCACCTTGATGAGCACGAGGTGCTTGACGAGCTCGATGATTGAAAGGATTGTGTCTTCGATTGTCCATGTTGTTCCTTCTTGCGCCATCATCTTGAGGAGCATCAATATTGATGATTTGGCGTTCTTGGTTCGCTTCTTGTTCATTGGCCACTTGAGATGGGCGaggttgcccttgttgttgaTGTGCCTCTTGCTCACGGCGACGACGTTCTTTCTCACGTGCATGAAGGAGATCTTGATCATGACAAAGacgttgttgttcctcttggaATTGAGCTTCACGATTTTCTTGTTGTAGCCTTTCTTGTTCAAGTTGAGCTCTTGCTTGTTCCACTTCTTGAGCTTGTCgttgaagtacttgagcatccacattatggtTGTGTGGGTCGTCATTAGAGGCATGATGAGATGGCGACGGAGTTCGATGCCTTGAACTATGAGAGCGCGAAGACCTTGAGTGTTGTCTTCGATTGTTGGCAATGTTCGCAATAACTTGCTCAAGGCGTGCCAACTTTTCTTCTTGTCTTCTCATGCTCACCAtgttttgttgaccttgagtagcGAGTGTGGCCCTCAtatcatggccttgagcatcaagcTTGTCATGGAGGTCTTGCACTTGGACATTGAGGTCCCTTCTTTGCACTTGAGCTTGTTCTTCATAGCGTATGACGGTCTCGTCTATCCTTGCTCTAAGATCATGTATGCTCTTGTTGACGGCTTGAGTAGCGATCGAATGTTGGTGCCTTGTCATTGGTAGTTGGTTCccctctccactagacatggttacaaactaaaacaagaactatgttgtgggggTTAGAGGAAAACTCACAAGTAAGTCAAAGACTCACAACAAAATTGGGAAGGTGTGTCAAGGTGAGGAACAACCGgttacacacacaaaaacacacgcaaaaggctaagaactctatatggtgttaggtatggatgtggaaagccaaatggaagaaccaaacgaaaagtctattgtcaaaagtgggtaagatccaaaagtcacaagtcaaaagcggtgatcgcaaaaggcatacacaaggtggaacacacgcgtgggacaaaatggggttagcgcgacgggaaaatgagcacgaacaaaattggtcctaaTGGAGACTACTTTctcggtgtcacgctaacgcaagagagaccgtggcttggttgcaaaattgagaagcaacaagatttgcgcaaacgcctctcttctcttttctctcttttgcttataagctttggactcttttgtgtataggtggACACACTCTCTTTttgtatttcttttctttttccacttTTTTTTCACTATGTAAAGAgactactatctatgtaagtatgttacacttcttttgcttatcttttcacaacgagcttgcttcgtagctttgctcaacacacgcacaccctcacggtcgggacgcttgcgcaatgcttcgcaacactagaaatcCACTCTCGATGGGGaaggtacgcaaaagaggctaggGTTACAAGGTAggtgcaagttataccacttgatgatgatggccgacgatcttgaacttgctatggtggaaggtgtcaaatgaaccgcttggatcctcggggtgccgtcgtcgttgtcgatgttgcggaagcttgtggtagctgaaatgacactcaaaccgaagtccaaacacaaaaGGGGTAGTGCCAAAACAAAAAATGAAGGTTGCTGTGAAAAATTTGGCCAGCCGGAACTTCTGGTTCGGAGGGGCGGAacttggggctattttttgggattttCGAAAATTTTCTCAAGAATTTTTTTGGGGGTGTGGGGGTAAAATCCGCGGCAACCAAggagctcttgataccatatgataagggctgatccctaggggaggcccgatcttcacggatttggatgggattcgtgggggaggtggaggaacgcgaagaacacggtgGAAAGAGGGgtggatcgaagatacaaacgcaacacacacacacacacacacacaaccgg contains:
- the LOC124701010 gene encoding UDP-glycosyltransferase 76C2-like, giving the protein MAGIDGGPRGRIVLFPLPFQGHLSPMLQLADVLHARGLAITIVHTTFNAPDPASHPEFTFVAVPDGMQDVVGAPKDGIGKILSMNAAMEASGCVRDALASILAAEPRPACLVIDTSLPAVQKAASQLGLPTIVLHTGSAAVVRLFRSYAMLHDKGYLPAQEHELNKPVKELPPIRVSDLFDPSKYPNQEMANKILDIATETTTNSSGIVINTFEALEIPELEALREELASSGVNVFAIGPLHKLSTIGDASSLLEQDRSCIEWLDTQAEGTVLYVSFGSVVPVHRDDFNEVAWGLANSGKPFLWVVRHGLIIGSQDTELPDGFEKAVESRGKVVRWAPQQEVLAHHAVGGFWTHNGWNSTLESICEGVPMLCRPFFGDQLANGRYVEDVWQIGTLLVGKLERGKIEQAIAGLMEREDGTTMRERAKELKMKVAMCLKNTGSTQLAADKLVDHMLSL